In Juglans regia cultivar Chandler chromosome 5, Walnut 2.0, whole genome shotgun sequence, the following are encoded in one genomic region:
- the LOC109005331 gene encoding zinc finger CCCH domain-containing protein 55-like isoform X2, whose translation MDPLEATNVVLSKIKVLEPENASKILGYLLIQDLGENDLIRLALGSESYLQALILKAKTHLGLPSNLSSTPSTPSSPSPLNPIARPANANPFSHSSPRLPNGFDFLKNPSSPSSNSWLLSGLPSNPISPKSSPLLSYDNIRAGSLPLRSFSYNKNGFESGSGTNTDLMDEQQLSDCLSFLNDSSSSSKTEDLLDRRLELGHGVHNWVQSGNNGEAHLHRRSYSASEVCFESEEPGLGTGYKPCLYFARGFCKNGSNCKFVHGGFADSVDGPPGHSVGSPSKFEELELHEEMMRLKAAQQQRLAAQQFLAGVSSPQSAYNKYMNFLLQQQNEPQRAAATFMMGEDFYKFGRCRPERNDFLAMASLEKVNAASRQIYLTFPADSSFKDEDVSEYFSKFGPVQDVRIPYQQKRMFGFVTFVYPETVKLILAKGNPHFICDSRVLVKPYKEKGKIPDKRQQHQQQQQLERGEFSPCLSPSGLDSRESYDPLGARMFCNTQEMLLRRKLEEQAEVKQAIELQGRRLINLQLPDLDERINHHQRSLSVGSPVLLNPQLHANINRSVILPSKNINQEIAEGQGDNLAAAAENLLQQEANLACIPDNGSANSIESFHAEEFDLHKSVEQVLPDSLLPSPNKSARDEISDFSAAVLEVNERSAFPTTQSSSDNNLSAGNSASGKASQ comes from the exons ATGGATCCTCTTGAAGCCACTAACGTAGTGCTCTCGAAGATAAAAGTGTTGGAGCCAGAGAACGCTTCTAAAATCTTGGGGTACCTTCTCATACAGGACCTTGGGGAGAACGACTTGATACGCTTGGCCCTTGGGTCTGAGTCCTATCTCCAGGCTCTCATTCTCAAAGCCAAAACCCACCTGGGTCTTCCCTCAAACCTCTCTTCCACACCCTCTACACCTTCCTCTCCTTCGCCTCTCAACCCCATCGCCAGACCAGCCAACGCCAACCCATTTTCGCACTCCTCTCCCAGACTCCCGAACGGATTTGACTTTCTTAAGAACCCATCTTCTCCTTCCTCAAACTCTTGGCTACTTTCTGGGCTCCCAAGCAACCCCATTAGCCCAAAGTCAAGTCCTTTGCTCTCCTACGATAATATCCGCGCCGGTTCGCTTCCTTTACGTTCATTCTCGTATAATAAGAATGGGTTTGAGAGTGGTAGTGGCACTAACACTGACCTCATGGACGAGCAACAACTCAGCGACTGCCTCTCCTTTCTCAACGACTCATCGTCTTCATCCAAGACCGAAGATTTGCTCGATCGAAGACTCGAATTGGGTCATGGAGTTCACAATTGGGTACAGTCTGGCAACAATGGGGAAGCTCATCTCCACAGAAGGAGCTATTCTGCGAGCGAAGTGTGTTTCGAGTCAGAAGAACCCGGTTTGGGAACTGGGTACAAGCCCTGCCTTTATTTTGCTAGAGGGTTTTGCAAGAATGGCAGCAATTGCAAGTTTGTGCACGGCGGGTTTGCTGATTCGGTGGATGGGCCTCCTGGTCACAGTGTGGGTTCCCCGAGTAAGTTTGAGGAGTTGGAACTGCACGAGGAGATGATGAGATTGAAGGCTGCGCAGCAGCAAAGGTTGGCTGCACAGCAGTTTTTGGCTGGAGTGTCATCTCCACAGTCAGCGTACAACAAGTACATGAATTTTCTCTTGCAGCAGCAGAATGAACCCCAGAG AGCGGCGGCAACATTCATGATGGGGGAAGATTTTTACAAGTTTGGCCGCTGCCGGCCAGAGAGGAATGACTTCTTGGCAATGGCATCTTTAGAAAAGGTGAATGCGGCTTCGAGGCAGATCTACTTGACCTTTCCCGCTGATAGCTCTTTTAAGGACGAAGATGTTTCCGAGTACTTCAG CAAATTTGGACCAgtccaagatgtgaggattccGTACCAGCAGAAGCGAATGTTTGGATTTGTTACATTTGTCTACCCAGAAACCGTAAAGCTCATTTTGGCCAAAGGGAATCCTCATTTTATATGTGATTCACGTGTGCTTGTCAAGCCCTACAAGGAGAAAGGAAAAATTCCAGACAA AAGGCAACAACATCAGCAACAACAGCAACTAGAGAGGGGAGAATTTTCACCTTGTTTGAGCCCTTCCGGGCTTGACTCTAGAGAATCCTATGACCCCCTTG GAGCACGAATGTTTTGTAACACACAAGAAATGTTATTAAGGAGAAAGTTAGAGGAGCAGGCTGAAGTGAAGCAAGCCATTGAACTCCAGGGAAGAAGACTGATAAATTTGCAGCTTCCGGACTTGGATGAACGTATAAACCATCACCAGCGTAGTCTGTCTGTTGGTTCTCCCGTTCTCTTAAATCCTCAGCTTCATGCTAACATCAATCGAAGTGTTATCCTCCCATCTAAGAACATCAATCAAGAAATTGCAGAAG GTCAAGGGGACAATCTTGCTGCAGCTGCTGAGAATCTGCTACAGCAGGAAGCGAATCTAGCTTGTATTCCCGACAATGGTAGTGCCAACAGCATTGAGAGCTTCCATGCTGAGGAGTTTGATCTCCATAAAAG TGTAGAGCAGGTCCTTCCTGATAGCCTTTTGCCTTCTCCTAACAAATCAGCAAGGGATGAAATCTCTGACTTCTCTGCTGCTGTATTGGAGGTTAATGAGAGATCTGCATTCCCAACTACTCAATCTTCTTCTGATAACAACTTATCAGCTGGCAATTCTGCTAGTGGCAAAGCTTCACAATAG
- the LOC109005331 gene encoding zinc finger CCCH domain-containing protein 55-like isoform X1 — MDPLEATNVVLSKIKVLEPENASKILGYLLIQDLGENDLIRLALGSESYLQALILKAKTHLGLPSNLSSTPSTPSSPSPLNPIARPANANPFSHSSPRLPNGFDFLKNPSSPSSNSWLLSGLPSNPISPKSSPLLSYDNIRAGSLPLRSFSYNKNGFESGSGTNTDLMDEQQLSDCLSFLNDSSSSSKTEDLLDRRLELGHGVHNWVQSGNNGEAHLHRRSYSASEVCFESEEPGLGTGYKPCLYFARGFCKNGSNCKFVHGGFADSVDGPPGHSVGSPSKFEELELHEEMMRLKAAQQQRLAAQQFLAGVSSPQSAYNKYMNFLLQQQNEPQRAAATFMMGEDFYKFGRCRPERNDFLAMASLEKVNAASRQIYLTFPADSSFKDEDVSEYFSKFGPVQDVRIPYQQKRMFGFVTFVYPETVKLILAKGNPHFICDSRVLVKPYKEKGKIPDKRQQHQQQQQLERGEFSPCLSPSGLDSRESYDPLGARMFCNTQEMLLRRKLEEQAEVKQAIELQGRRLINLQLPDLDERINHHQRSLSVGSPVLLNPQLHANINRSVILPSKNINQEIAEGQPYDGQGDNLAAAAENLLQQEANLACIPDNGSANSIESFHAEEFDLHKSVEQVLPDSLLPSPNKSARDEISDFSAAVLEVNERSAFPTTQSSSDNNLSAGNSASGKASQ; from the exons ATGGATCCTCTTGAAGCCACTAACGTAGTGCTCTCGAAGATAAAAGTGTTGGAGCCAGAGAACGCTTCTAAAATCTTGGGGTACCTTCTCATACAGGACCTTGGGGAGAACGACTTGATACGCTTGGCCCTTGGGTCTGAGTCCTATCTCCAGGCTCTCATTCTCAAAGCCAAAACCCACCTGGGTCTTCCCTCAAACCTCTCTTCCACACCCTCTACACCTTCCTCTCCTTCGCCTCTCAACCCCATCGCCAGACCAGCCAACGCCAACCCATTTTCGCACTCCTCTCCCAGACTCCCGAACGGATTTGACTTTCTTAAGAACCCATCTTCTCCTTCCTCAAACTCTTGGCTACTTTCTGGGCTCCCAAGCAACCCCATTAGCCCAAAGTCAAGTCCTTTGCTCTCCTACGATAATATCCGCGCCGGTTCGCTTCCTTTACGTTCATTCTCGTATAATAAGAATGGGTTTGAGAGTGGTAGTGGCACTAACACTGACCTCATGGACGAGCAACAACTCAGCGACTGCCTCTCCTTTCTCAACGACTCATCGTCTTCATCCAAGACCGAAGATTTGCTCGATCGAAGACTCGAATTGGGTCATGGAGTTCACAATTGGGTACAGTCTGGCAACAATGGGGAAGCTCATCTCCACAGAAGGAGCTATTCTGCGAGCGAAGTGTGTTTCGAGTCAGAAGAACCCGGTTTGGGAACTGGGTACAAGCCCTGCCTTTATTTTGCTAGAGGGTTTTGCAAGAATGGCAGCAATTGCAAGTTTGTGCACGGCGGGTTTGCTGATTCGGTGGATGGGCCTCCTGGTCACAGTGTGGGTTCCCCGAGTAAGTTTGAGGAGTTGGAACTGCACGAGGAGATGATGAGATTGAAGGCTGCGCAGCAGCAAAGGTTGGCTGCACAGCAGTTTTTGGCTGGAGTGTCATCTCCACAGTCAGCGTACAACAAGTACATGAATTTTCTCTTGCAGCAGCAGAATGAACCCCAGAG AGCGGCGGCAACATTCATGATGGGGGAAGATTTTTACAAGTTTGGCCGCTGCCGGCCAGAGAGGAATGACTTCTTGGCAATGGCATCTTTAGAAAAGGTGAATGCGGCTTCGAGGCAGATCTACTTGACCTTTCCCGCTGATAGCTCTTTTAAGGACGAAGATGTTTCCGAGTACTTCAG CAAATTTGGACCAgtccaagatgtgaggattccGTACCAGCAGAAGCGAATGTTTGGATTTGTTACATTTGTCTACCCAGAAACCGTAAAGCTCATTTTGGCCAAAGGGAATCCTCATTTTATATGTGATTCACGTGTGCTTGTCAAGCCCTACAAGGAGAAAGGAAAAATTCCAGACAA AAGGCAACAACATCAGCAACAACAGCAACTAGAGAGGGGAGAATTTTCACCTTGTTTGAGCCCTTCCGGGCTTGACTCTAGAGAATCCTATGACCCCCTTG GAGCACGAATGTTTTGTAACACACAAGAAATGTTATTAAGGAGAAAGTTAGAGGAGCAGGCTGAAGTGAAGCAAGCCATTGAACTCCAGGGAAGAAGACTGATAAATTTGCAGCTTCCGGACTTGGATGAACGTATAAACCATCACCAGCGTAGTCTGTCTGTTGGTTCTCCCGTTCTCTTAAATCCTCAGCTTCATGCTAACATCAATCGAAGTGTTATCCTCCCATCTAAGAACATCAATCAAGAAATTGCAGAAGGTCAGCCATATGATG GTCAAGGGGACAATCTTGCTGCAGCTGCTGAGAATCTGCTACAGCAGGAAGCGAATCTAGCTTGTATTCCCGACAATGGTAGTGCCAACAGCATTGAGAGCTTCCATGCTGAGGAGTTTGATCTCCATAAAAG TGTAGAGCAGGTCCTTCCTGATAGCCTTTTGCCTTCTCCTAACAAATCAGCAAGGGATGAAATCTCTGACTTCTCTGCTGCTGTATTGGAGGTTAATGAGAGATCTGCATTCCCAACTACTCAATCTTCTTCTGATAACAACTTATCAGCTGGCAATTCTGCTAGTGGCAAAGCTTCACAATAG